From the genome of Nicotiana sylvestris chromosome 2, ASM39365v2, whole genome shotgun sequence, one region includes:
- the LOC104215737 gene encoding BOI-related E3 ubiquitin-protein ligase 1-like gives MAVEAKHINLFPSQQQQIFSNQVNGFSYNTQMASALPLPTQENSSFLPFHHSLMCDSVQPKTSVNTDSGLTFNLPPTATATANAVNAAATRKRSRDSLNQFNTCNNITTSFVGDAVLPLLQQYQLDIDRIISHHTKKIRLELEERQKQQARVLVAAIGEGVTKKLKEKDEQIQRMGKINFVLQEKVKSLYVENQLWRDLAQTNEATANSLRNNLEQVLAQVGDERLSAGGNVIGAAEEDAESCCGSSDHGAAGEEEEEIEGRRTLACEAQDNRMCKRCGERESSVLLLPCRHLCLCAVCGSTLLHTCPVCNSNMNATVHVNMSS, from the exons ATGGCAGTTGAAGCTAAGCATATCAATCTTTTTCCTTCACAACAGCAACAAATTTTCTCGAATCAAGTAAATGGGTTTTCGTACAATACCCAGATGGCTTCTGCTTTGCCTTTGCCTACGCAAGAGAATAGTAGTTTCTTGCCGTTTCATCACAGCCTTATGTGCGATTCTGTTCAGCCCAAAACGTCCGTTAACACCGACAGTGGCCTCACTTTTAACCTTCCCCCAACTGCCACTGCCACTGCCAACGCCGTTAACGCTGCTGCTACGAGAAAGCGTTCAAGGGATTCGCTTAATCAATTTAATACTTGTAATAATATTACTACGTCGTTTGTTGGAGATGCCGTTTTACCACTGCTTCAACAGTACCAGTTGGATATCGACCGCATCATTTCTCATCAT ACTAAAAAAATAAGGTTGGAGTTAGAAGAAAGACAGAAGCAGCAAGCGAGAGTTTTAGTGGCTGCCATTGGAGAAGGTGTGAcaaagaaactaaaagaaaaagatGAACAGATTCAAAGAATGGGGAAAATAAATTTCGTTTTACAAGAAAAAGTCAAAAGTCTGTACGTTGAGAATCAGTTATGGAGGGATTTGGCACAAACAAACGAAGCAACGGCCAATTCCCTACGTAACAACTTGGAACAAGTGTTGGCTCAAGTGGGCGATGAGCGCCTCTCCGCCGGCGGAAACGTTATCGGAGCGGCGGAGGAAGACGCGGAATCTTGCTGCGGTAGCAGTGACCACGGCGCAGCGGGGGAAGAGGAGGAAGAAATCGAAGGCAGGCGCACGTTAGCGTGTGAAGCGCAGGATAACAGGATGTGCAAGAGGTGTGGGGAGAGGGAATCGAGTGTGTTGCTGTTACCATGCAGGCACCTGTGCCTTTGTGCAGTGTGTGGGTCCACTTTACTCCATACATGCCCTGTATGTAACTCTAATATGAATGCCACAGTGCATGTTAACATGTCTTCTTGA